In one Silene latifolia isolate original U9 population chromosome 10, ASM4854445v1, whole genome shotgun sequence genomic region, the following are encoded:
- the LOC141605096 gene encoding uncharacterized protein LOC141605096 yields the protein MRIRKNAARVVDGKKRSSSSYLICQLNRPPWEDDSFFTQGYWDNDLPLNGTSSCNTSPPAPHSLVCEEPMDLSFECVSKRENGCGGDNGGIGAGDDCPVLLLTMGSNEPTPLDMVLPTPVSNVLPKKRGRPRKSTSAASAGNNGSTTNCKSNNKGSNNNNNNNNKNDDNPYQFYYYSGFGPSWSKRRGETKFNSAPQLDNCNIMDDDDNKDNNNGHEIESFKSVIDAQRELDYIEDEEDEEEWYGGGRARKPIKARSLKSLM from the exons ATGAGGATTCGTAAGAACGCAGCAAGGGTAGTCGATGGAAAGAAAAGAAGTTCATCCTCATATTTGATTTGCCAGCTCAATCGACCTCCTTGGGAAGACGACTCTTTTTTCACCCAG GGTTACTGGGATAATGACTTACCTCTTAACGGTACCAGCAGCTGTAATACTTCACCTCCTGCTCCACACAG TTTGGTTTGTGAAGAGCCGATGGATTTGTCGTTTGAATGTGTGTCGAAGCGGGAGAATGGCTGTGGTGGAGATAACGGCGGAATTGGGGCAGGTGATGACTGCCCGGTATTGTTGCTGACTATGGGCAGCAATGAGCCGACCCCACTTGATATGGTGTTGCCAACCCCGGTCAGCAATGTTTTGCCCAAGAAGCGGGGTCGGCCTAGGAAATCCACCTCAGCTGCATCAGCTGGTAACAATGGTAGTACCACTAATTGTAAAAGTAACAATAAgggtagtaataataataataataataataataaaaatgatgATAATCCGTATCAGTTTTATTATTATTCGGGGTTTGGGCCAAGCTGGAGCAAGCGAAGGGGAGAGACCAAGTTCAATTCGGCCCCTCAACTGGATAATTGCAATATAATGGATGATGATGATAACAAGGACAACAACAATGGGCATGAAATAGAGTCGTTTAAGAGTGTTATTGATGCTCAACGAGAATTGGATTACATAGAAgacgaggaagatgaggaagaatgGTATGGTGGTGGACGGGCTAGGAAGCCCATCAAGGCTAGGTCACTCAAGTCTCtaatgtga
- the LOC141607078 gene encoding uncharacterized protein LOC141607078 isoform X2 → MASHEQLLKMKMRENYHNTWAVQLMQTMSADPPYCCFAFWCGPCASYLLRRRALYGDMTRYQCCGGYMPCSGKCGERKCPEFCLFTEILCCFSNSVASTRFMLQDEFNIQTTPCDNCIIGFMFCLQQLACICSLIACITGDDGINDLAQCLNCLSDSVICTSNS, encoded by the exons ATGGCGTCACACGAACAACTACTAAAAATGAAAATGCGAGAGAATTATCACAATACTTGGGCCGTCCAGCTCATGCAAACTATGTCCGCGGATCCTCCTT ATTGCTGCTTTGCGTTTTGGTG TGGACCATGTGCCTCTTACTTGCTCCGCAGACGCGCCTTATATGGCGATATGACAAG ATATCAGTGTTGTGGAGGGTACATGCCATGTAGCGGAAAATGTGGAGAGCGAAAGTGTCCAGAGTTTTGTCTCTTCACTGAGATTCTATGTTGCTTTTCTAACTCTGTCGCCTCCACTCGCTTCATGCTCCAAGACGAGTTTAACATTCAGACTACTCCCTGTGATAACTGCATCATT GGTTTCATGTTCTGCCTGCAGCAATTAGCATGCATTTGCAGCTTGATCGCCTGCATAACCGGAGATGATGGCATAAACGATCTTGCTCAGTGCCTTAACTGTCTATCCGATTCAGTTATATGCAC GTCGAATTCATAA
- the LOC141607078 gene encoding uncharacterized protein LOC141607078 isoform X1: protein MASHEQLLKMKMRENYHNTWAVQLMQTMSADPPYCCFAFWCGPCASYLLRRRALYGDMTRYQCCGGYMPCSGKCGERKCPEFCLFTEILCCFSNSVASTRFMLQDEFNIQTTPCDNCIIGFMFCLQQLACICSLIACITGDDGINDLAQCLNCLSDSVICTVCACMQTQHKIEMDKRDGIFESSSVMGVPPVQQMSRMTTQDFPPGGGGYQQPVLHGFPRP, encoded by the exons ATGGCGTCACACGAACAACTACTAAAAATGAAAATGCGAGAGAATTATCACAATACTTGGGCCGTCCAGCTCATGCAAACTATGTCCGCGGATCCTCCTT ATTGCTGCTTTGCGTTTTGGTG TGGACCATGTGCCTCTTACTTGCTCCGCAGACGCGCCTTATATGGCGATATGACAAG ATATCAGTGTTGTGGAGGGTACATGCCATGTAGCGGAAAATGTGGAGAGCGAAAGTGTCCAGAGTTTTGTCTCTTCACTGAGATTCTATGTTGCTTTTCTAACTCTGTCGCCTCCACTCGCTTCATGCTCCAAGACGAGTTTAACATTCAGACTACTCCCTGTGATAACTGCATCATT GGTTTCATGTTCTGCCTGCAGCAATTAGCATGCATTTGCAGCTTGATCGCCTGCATAACCGGAGATGATGGCATAAACGATCTTGCTCAGTGCCTTAACTGTCTATCCGATTCAGTTATATGCAC GGTTTGTGCATGTATGCAG ACGCAACATAAGATTGAAATGGACAAAAGAGACGGGATATTTGAGTCATCTTCAGTAATGGGAGTCCCGCCTGTACAACAGATGTCGCGGATGACTACACAGGATTTTCCACCGGGTGGAGGAGGTTATCAACAACCAGTTCTTCATGGTTTCCCTCGGCCTTGA
- the LOC141605095 gene encoding uncharacterized protein LOC141605095 — MRIRKNATRVFDGKKRSSSSYLICQLNRPPWEDDSFFSQGYWDNDLPLHGTSSCIISPPASHSLICEEPMDLSFECVPERENGGGGDDGGIIGAGDDCPVLLLTMGSTEPTPLDMVLPTPASTVLPKKRGRPRKSTSAASADNIGSTTNCKSNNKGSNNNNNNNNNNKNDDNPYQFYYYSGFGPSWSKRRGETKFNSVPQLDNCNIMDDDDNKDNNNGHEIESFKSVIDAQRELDYIEDEEDEEEWYGGGRARKPIKARSLKSLM, encoded by the exons ATGAGGATAAGAAAGAACGCGACAAGGGTATTTGATGGAAAGAAAAGAAGTTcatcttcttatttaatttgtCAGCTGAATCGACCTCCTTGGGAAGACGACTCTTTTTTCAGCCAG GGTTACTGGGATAATGACTTACCTCTTCATGGTACCAGCAGCTGTATTATTTCACCTCCTGCTTCACACAG TTTGATTTGTGAAGAGCCGATGGATTTATCGTTTGAATGTGTCCCCGAGCGGGAGAATGGTGGCGGTGGAGATGACGGCGGAATAATTGGGGCAGGTGATGATTGCCCGGTATTGTTGCTTACAATGGGCAGCACTGAGCCGACCCCACTTGATATGGTGTTGCCAACCCCGGCCAGCACCGTTTTGCCCAAGAAGCGGGGTCGGCCTAGGAAATCCACCTCAGCTGCATCAGCTGATAACATTGGTAGTACCACTAATTGTAAAAGTAACAATAAgggtagtaataataataataataataataataataataaaaatgatgATAATCCGTATCAGTTTTATTATTATTCGGGGTTTGGGCCAAGCTGGAGCAAACGAAGGGGAGAGACCAAGTTCAATTCGGTCCCTCAACTGGATAATTGCAATATAATGGATGATGACGATAACAAGGACAACAACAATGGGCATGAAATAGAGTCGTTTAAGAGTGTTATTGATGCTCAACGAGAATTGGATTACATAgaagatgaggaagatgaggaagaatgGTATGGTGGAGGACGGGCTAGGAAGCCCATTAAGGCTAGGTCACTCAAGTCTCTAATGTGA
- the LOC141607079 gene encoding uncharacterized protein LOC141607079, with translation MRIRKNATRVFDGKKRSSSSYLICQLNRPPWDDDSFFTQGYWDNDLPLNGSISSNTSLPVSESLISEESMDKSFECVSEKENGGGGIGAGDDCPVMLLEMSKEEPATPPTVLPAPASGVLPKKRGRPRKSTSDLSAGNKNNSNNRGSNDNPYQFYYYSGFGPSWSKRMRETKFNSVPQMDNGNAYNCNSNSNSDDSIMDDDENKDTGHVIESFKSVIDAQWELDYIEDGEDEEEWYGGGRVRKPIKARSLKSLM, from the exons ATGAGGATTAGAAAGAACGCGACAAGGGTATTTGATGGAAAGAAAAGAAGTTCATCTTCATATTTGATTTGTCAGCTTAATCGACCTCCTTGGGATGACGACTCTTTTTTCACTCAG GGTTACTGGGATAACGACTTACCTCTTAATGGTAGCATCAGCTCTAATACTTCACTCCCTGTTTCAGAAAG TCTGATTAGTGAAGAGTCCATGGATAAATCGTTTGAATGCGTGTCGGAGAAGGAGAATGGTGGCGGCGGAATTGGGGCCGGTGATGATTGCCCGGTAATGTTGCTAGAGATGAGCAAGGAGGAGCCAGCCACACCTCCTACGGTGTTGCCAGCCCCGGCTAGCGGTGTTTTGCCCAAGAAGCGGGGCCGGCCTAGGAAATCCACCTCGGATTTATCTGCTGGTAACAAAAACAATAGTAACAATAGGGGTAGTAATGATAATCCGTATCAGTTTTATTATTATTCGGGGTTTGGGCCGAGCTGGAGCAAGCGAATGAGAGAGACCAAGTTCAATTCCGTCCCTCAAATGGATAATGGCAATGCTTACAAttgtaatagtaatagtaatagtgaTGATAGTATAATGGATGATGACGAAAACAAGGACACTGGACATGTAATCGAGTCGTTTAAGAGTGTTATTGATGCTCAATGGGAACTGGATTACATCGAGGACGGGGAAGATGAGGAAGAATGGTATGGTGGTGGCCGGGTTAGAAAGCCCATCAAGGCTAGGTCACTCAAGTCTCTAATGTGA
- the LOC141607091 gene encoding uncharacterized protein LOC141607091, with amino-acid sequence MRDCGGVGEIWDELGVERMEGVGFGTTRDWAEEMIKGMGMRECTEFMTSCWAIWEDRNILVFEGEGGGIVRVARRVRELLWEMQMSASQCADRGGQEKGRREEGVWTKPKQGSVKVNVDAAVLDGIGRNRSGVAWGCVGRDENGRVRWCTVTQQRSEMSVAMAEAMGIWHGMHEAIRNEQLNIEVESDCAVVVEALQRKTSDMSDLQLVYDDIYLLCNSFHSVCFSFTRRKNNMVAHKLAHFGLRTVDIGPTCAVRFDSVGCCLFGGS; translated from the coding sequence ATGCGAGATTGTGGTGGGGTGGGGGAAATATGGGATGAGCTGGGAGTGGAAAGGATGGAGGGTGTCGGGTTTGGGACAACGAGGGACTGGGCAGAAGAGATGATTAAGGGGATGGGTATGAGGGAGTGTACAGAGTTTATGACGAGCTGCTGGGCAATCTGGGAGGATAGAAACATATTGGTGTTCGAGGGAGAAGGGGGAGGAATTGTTCGGGTGGCACGAAGAGTGAGGGAGTTGCTCTGGGAAATGCAGATGAGCGCCTCTCAGTGTGCAGACAGGGGAGGGCAGGAGAAGGGGAGGAGGGAAGAGGGCGTCTGGACTAAACCGAAGCAGGGGAGTGTGAAAGTAAATGTGGATGCGGCGGTTCTGGACGGAATTGGACGGAATAGGAGTGGGGTGGCCTGGGGATGTGTTGGTAGAGACGAGAATGGGAGAGTGAGGTGGTGTACAGTCACGCAACAACGAAGTGAGATGAGTGTGGCTATGGCGGAAGCAATGGGTATATGGCATGGAATGCATGAGGCAATACGGAATGAGCAGCTGAACATTGAAGTCGAAAGCGATTGTGCGGTGGTGGTCGAGGCTCTGCAGCGGAAGACAAGTGACATGAGTGATTTGCAGCTGGTTTACGACGATATTTACTTATTATGTAACTCTTTTCATAGTGTGTGCTTTTCTTTTACGCGTAGGAAAAACAATATGGTAGCTCATAAACTTGCTCACTTCGGACTTCGGACCGTGGACATAGGGCCGACGTGCGCGGTCAGATTCGATTCCGTTGGATGTTGTTTGTTTGGCGGATCGTGA
- the LOC141607092 gene encoding putative mitochondrial protein AtMg00310, protein MSVFKLPSNFCNELRSLVSGFWWVSERGKRKIPWVAWRKMCHPKGEGGLGFRDFEKFNDALLGKQAWRVITQPECLMARVLKGKYFSNTEFMNAELSNAPSYLWRGVWTARRVVLLGARKRIGDGMSTQVWSDPWIPDTQTRRVLSPRGNHDEDMRVHELFHEDGLRKDEEKLISTFIPFECDRIRKI, encoded by the coding sequence ATGAGTGTGTTTAAACTACCGTCAAACTTTTGCAACGAGCTTAGGTCACTTGTCTCGGGTTTCTGGTGGGTTTCAGAAAGAGGGAAGCGGAAGATACCTTGGGTTGCTTGGAGAAAGATGTGCCATCCCAAAGGAGAAGGAGGACTCGGGTTTCGCGATTTCGAGAAATTCAATGATGCTCTACTGGGGAAGCAAGCGTGGAGGGTGATCACACAACCCGAATGTCTCATGGCCAGGGTTCTCAAAGGCAAATACTTCTCGAATACGGAGTTCATGAATGCGGAATTGAGTAATGCACCTAGCTACTTATGGAGAGGGGTGTGGACTGCAAGAAGGGTGGTACTGCTAGGGGCGAGGAAACGGATAGGAGATGGCATGTCAACTCAAGTATGGTCTGACCCATGGATACCTGACACCCAAACCAGACGGGTCCTATCTCCCCGAGGGAACCACGATGAGGACATGAGGGTCCATGAGCTGTTTCATGAGGATGGGTTGAGGAAGGATGAGGAGAAGCTGATATCCACCTTCATACCTTTTGAATGTGATCGAATTCGGAAAATTTGA